In a single window of the Equus quagga isolate Etosha38 chromosome 7, UCLA_HA_Equagga_1.0, whole genome shotgun sequence genome:
- the AQP8 gene encoding aquaporin-8, whose product MSAEAAMSMCDPEFGSGKVKEPSMGGRSRGSWYERFMQPCLVELLGSALFIFIGCLSVIENGVDTGRLQPALAHGLALGLIIATLGNISGGHFNPAVSLAATLIGGLNLTMLLPYWISQLCGGLIGAALAKAVSPEERFWNASGAAFVTVQELEQVAGALVAEIVLTTLLTLAVCMGAINEKTQGPLAPFSIGFSVTVDILAGGAVSGACMNPARAFGPAVVANYWNFHWIYWLGPLLASLLVGALIRLLIGDGKTRLILKGR is encoded by the exons ATGTCTGCAGAG GCAGCCATGTCTATGTGTGACCCTGAATTTGGCAGTGGCAAGGTGAAGGAGCCAAGCATGGGGGGCAGGTCGCGTGGGTCCTGGTACGAGCGGTTCATGCAGCCCTGCCTGGTTGAACTGCTAGGCTCAGCCCTGTTCATCTTCATCGGGTGCCTGTCGGTCATCGAGAATGGGGTGGACACTGGGAGGCTGCAGCCGGCCCTGGCccatgggctggccctgggcctcaTCATCGCCACGCTGGGGAACATCAG TGGTGGACACTTCAACCCTGCGGTGTCCCTGGCAGCCACGCTGATTGGAGGTCTCAACCTGACGATGCTCCTTCCTTACTGGATCTCCCAGCTGTGTGGGGGGCTGATTGGGGCTGCCTTGGCCAAG GCGGTGAGTCCTGAGGAGAGGTTCTGGAATGCATCTGGGGCGGCCTTTGTGACAGTCCAGGAGCTGGAGCAGGTGGCAGGGGCATTGGTGGCAGAGATCGTCTTGACAACACTGCTGACACTGGCCGTATGCATGGGTGCTATCAATGAGAAAACACAGGGCCCTCTGGCTCCATTCTCCATTGGCTTCTCCGTCACCGTGGATATCCTGGCAGG GGGTGCTGTGTCAGGAGCCTGCATGAACCCTGCCCGTGCCTTTGGACCTGCTGTGGTGGCCAACTACTGGAACTTCCACTGGATCTACTGGCTGGGCCCACTCCTGGCCAGCCTGCTTGTAGGAGCACTCATCAG